The following proteins are encoded in a genomic region of Elusimicrobiota bacterium:
- a CDS encoding NupC/NupG family nucleoside CNT transporter, which yields MNRYQLTSAAGTIVMMGLAWLFCKHRKDVSSRTIFWSVALQFVFALLILKTGPGLWFFAHVGKVVNKLLDFQTDGAKFVFGNLAIGPGQPGSLGMFFGFQVLPTIVFVSTLMSILYYLGVMQFVVLCFAKLMAWTCRVSGAESLSASASIFMGQTEAPLLVKHYIGHMTESELLTIMVSGMAHISGGLIVIYGGMLAANFPDAAGHLLAACVMATPATFLISKLMIPETAEPKTMGKLNIEYHEEHVNVIDAASGGASLGMQLALNVAAMLVAFMALLAMANWGLHHACGLFGHPEIGFEQLLGWVFSPLAWIMGVPGSECPVIGRLIGEKTFFNEFVAYMNLNDYATAHGGTAALSHRAWAIGIQALCGFSNFLSIAIQIGGLGPMAPARKKDVARLGMKALIGGSLACFTTACIVGVLIP from the coding sequence ATGAACCGCTACCAACTCACCAGCGCGGCCGGGACCATCGTGATGATGGGGCTGGCCTGGCTCTTCTGCAAGCATCGCAAGGACGTGAGCTCGCGCACCATCTTCTGGAGCGTGGCCCTGCAGTTCGTCTTCGCCTTGCTCATCCTCAAGACCGGGCCCGGACTGTGGTTCTTCGCGCACGTGGGCAAGGTCGTCAACAAGCTCCTGGACTTCCAGACCGACGGCGCCAAGTTCGTCTTCGGCAACCTGGCCATAGGCCCCGGCCAGCCCGGCTCCTTGGGCATGTTCTTCGGCTTCCAGGTCCTGCCCACCATCGTGTTCGTCTCGACCTTGATGTCGATCCTCTACTACCTGGGCGTGATGCAGTTCGTGGTCCTGTGCTTCGCCAAGCTCATGGCCTGGACCTGCCGGGTCTCCGGAGCGGAGAGCCTGAGCGCCTCGGCCAGCATATTCATGGGCCAGACCGAGGCGCCGCTCTTGGTCAAGCACTACATAGGGCATATGACCGAATCCGAGCTCTTGACCATCATGGTCTCGGGCATGGCCCACATCTCGGGCGGGCTCATCGTGATCTACGGCGGCATGCTGGCGGCCAATTTCCCGGACGCGGCCGGGCACCTCTTGGCCGCGTGCGTCATGGCGACTCCCGCGACCTTCCTCATCTCCAAGCTCATGATCCCGGAGACGGCTGAGCCCAAGACCATGGGCAAGCTCAACATCGAATACCACGAGGAGCACGTCAACGTGATCGACGCGGCTTCCGGCGGCGCCTCCTTGGGCATGCAGCTCGCGCTCAACGTGGCCGCCATGCTGGTGGCCTTCATGGCGCTGCTGGCCATGGCCAACTGGGGATTGCACCATGCCTGCGGGCTTTTCGGCCATCCCGAGATCGGCTTCGAGCAGCTCCTGGGCTGGGTCTTCTCCCCCCTGGCCTGGATCATGGGCGTGCCCGGCAGCGAGTGCCCGGTCATCGGCCGGCTCATCGGCGAGAAGACCTTCTTCAACGAGTTCGTGGCCTACATGAACCTGAACGATTACGCGACCGCGCACGGCGGCACCGCGGCCCTCTCGCACCGGGCCTGGGCCATCGGCATCCAGGCGCTCTGCGGCTTCTCCAACTTCCTCTCCATCGCCATCCAGATCGG
- a CDS encoding glyoxalase, with translation MKAHLILYVSDQKASSQFYARVLALQPQLDVPGMTEFRLGEGAVLGLMPAAGIKRLLGDRLPDPDKAAGIPRAELYLVVEHPGTYHRRALDHGAKELSALSLRDWGHEAAYSLDPDGHVLAFARAGKLNA, from the coding sequence ATGAAGGCCCATCTGATTCTCTACGTGTCGGACCAGAAGGCCAGCTCGCAGTTCTACGCGCGAGTGCTCGCCTTGCAGCCGCAGCTCGACGTCCCGGGCATGACGGAGTTCCGCTTAGGCGAAGGCGCGGTCCTCGGCCTGATGCCTGCCGCTGGGATCAAGCGCTTGCTCGGCGACAGACTGCCTGATCCCGACAAGGCCGCGGGCATCCCAAGAGCCGAGCTGTATCTGGTCGTCGAGCATCCCGGCACTTATCATCGCAGGGCGCTGGACCACGGCGCCAAAGAACTCAGCGCGCTCTCCTTGCGGGATTGGGGACACGAAGCGGCATACAGCCTGGATCCGGACGGCCATGTGCTGGCATTCGCTCGAGCCGGAAAACTGAACGCCTAA
- a CDS encoding HEAT repeat domain-containing protein — protein sequence MASCGLLFSAVLTGVSFICSPSAYGADAQPSLKTLIENLRNASAPEDRRTAAEVLGDFRPTTEDDIAEIRRVWGNKAWDEDVFTLVSGVVQRIDKPELAEGLIPLLREDRTAIEKICQREDAGTDNREGFCRYAFVRSVIQTLEGLKVKKAVPILREYLEITELQYYVAQALAAIGESRAGEETRKTVDQSASVDLAGLGMAEILKIVRDLQDEHKKDKWHKLGEQLMYVQNPEAKPELRKLFSHENAFVRFKAAAAFTRSSDDRDSSAILEMAKNSDEDVRYVAVRAMEKGHAEQYPDVLIGLLINDPHYVVRLAAADALGRKKHFFAVPSLQTALSDRELRVRDRAFLALAILTGRKYDYQGKVDSMEKEADAILKRRNPDSH from the coding sequence ATGGCTAGCTGCGGGCTCTTGTTCTCGGCGGTCCTGACAGGCGTCAGCTTCATCTGTTCGCCAAGCGCCTATGGCGCCGATGCGCAGCCTTCCCTCAAGACGCTCATCGAGAATCTCCGGAACGCCTCGGCCCCCGAGGATCGCCGCACCGCCGCGGAAGTGCTCGGCGATTTCAGACCGACGACCGAGGATGACATCGCCGAGATACGAAGGGTCTGGGGGAATAAAGCCTGGGATGAGGATGTGTTCACCCTTGTCTCCGGGGTCGTCCAGAGGATAGACAAACCCGAATTGGCGGAAGGGCTCATCCCTTTGCTCCGGGAAGACAGAACAGCCATTGAAAAGATCTGTCAGCGAGAAGATGCCGGCACAGATAATCGGGAAGGCTTCTGCAGGTATGCTTTCGTCCGGTCCGTCATCCAGACTCTTGAGGGACTGAAGGTCAAGAAGGCCGTCCCGATCCTGCGAGAATACCTGGAAATCACGGAGCTTCAGTACTACGTCGCTCAGGCCTTGGCGGCGATAGGCGAAAGCCGGGCGGGCGAAGAGACCCGCAAGACGGTCGACCAAAGCGCATCGGTGGACCTGGCCGGCCTCGGGATGGCAGAGATACTCAAGATAGTCCGAGATTTGCAGGATGAACACAAGAAGGACAAATGGCACAAGCTAGGGGAACAACTCATGTACGTGCAGAACCCTGAGGCTAAACCGGAGTTAAGGAAGCTGTTTTCCCACGAAAACGCCTTTGTGCGGTTCAAAGCGGCGGCGGCTTTCACTCGGTCGAGCGACGATCGTGATTCTTCCGCCATCTTGGAAATGGCCAAGAATTCAGACGAGGATGTGCGCTATGTCGCTGTTAGAGCCATGGAGAAAGGCCACGCCGAACAATATCCGGATGTGCTCATCGGTTTGCTGATCAATGACCCGCATTACGTCGTCAGACTGGCCGCGGCGGACGCTCTTGGCCGCAAGAAACATTTCTTTGCGGTGCCCTCTCTGCAGACGGCTCTGAGCGATAGAGAATTGAGAGTCCGAGATCGGGCATTTCTCGCGTTGGCTATCCTGACCGGCAGGAAGTACGACTACCAAGGGAAAGTGGACTCGATGGAAAAAGAGGCCGATGCTATTCTGAAAAGGAGGAATCCGGATTCCCATTAA